The Ananas comosus cultivar F153 linkage group 2, ASM154086v1, whole genome shotgun sequence genome contains a region encoding:
- the LOC109705287 gene encoding ubiquitin carboxyl-terminal hydrolase 17-like — protein MGDLGHARVALVLLLLGPVLALIVRRRWRMAKARQEEVRRLARLAAAEAERAEMEAVLVYSAEMKVPEAVAASVPAEEASAAADAPAVASGLLCARCFAPATARCARCKAARYCSGKCQIIHWRQGHKDECHPPRVHDKEDQLSTSNSKKVQSEQPGPSDNNVVLEGQLPAQPVDSFRNRPESSETNFSGNILNKDVMVEDMTSSDASIETSDKRPVNQESILHRDAILRESVASAPSTSVSTPVDSGDDNLSASPAPEIPSAGSPINTSYSEDLKEKMSASKDKAVDHRNSQHSENTIEGQENAFVKGSQNKFVGHKCLAHEKLGPTDSSRNAASNEDTRIQFKQAKSQDSGTKKSELRSSASASSASEMSTSAGISKAIDTSAKSVGAPKVLPRPAESGGPVSNSVTTSLKSVLNHFPSSKLVRHYPPEFRQMLFPYDQFVKLYNSNKVEFRPCGLINCGNSCYANAVLQCLAFTRPLTAYLLEGLHSKTCLKKEWCFTCEFESLVMNAKQGKSPLSPIGVLSNLHKIGSGFDLGKEEDAHEFLRFVIDAMQSVCRKEAGPNATGRLAEETTLIQLTFGGYLRSKIKCMKCLGKSEQYERMMDLTVEIQGEIGTLEEALLQFTSTEVLDGENKYQCSRCNSYERAKKKLTILEAPNILTITLKRFESGKFGKLNKAVRFPEYLNLARYMSATDDKSPVYQLYAVVVHLDVMNSSFSGHYVCYVKDTQGKWYKTDDTKVKPVELEHVLSKGAYMLLYARCSPRAPSSVRRAIRVKKIRSKTPNAPGFHGGSSFGQLRGDDPFNALPFRLFGETVRPNTDSSSDSSSLFSNSDEGSFTTESTRDSTSTEEYSEYLFGDSDRMSWNNSPLRYSDETENGGNSASNPSSSGREVDGLEVGFEGGESPSFLYSDTSKQRRELTEQSREVETDWANPNVVKANVLLRRPTRERTTQPFYS, from the exons ATGGGGGATCTAGGGCACGCGAGGGTGGCCCTGGTGCTCCTCCTCCTGGGGCCGGTGCTGGCCCTGATCGTGCGGCGGAGATGGCGCATGGCGAAGGCGAGGCAGGAGGAGGTGAGGCGCCTCGCACGcctcgcggcggcggaggcggagcgcgCGGAGATGGAGGCGGTGCTCGTCTACTCGGCGGAGATGAAAGTTCCAGAAGCTGTAGCCGCCTCGGTCCCGGCCGAAGAGGCCTCGGCCGCTGCCGATGCCCCGGCGGTGGCTTCGGGGTTGCTTTGCGCCAGGTGCTTCGCCCCGGCCACCGCGAGGTGCGCGAGGTGCAAGGCCGCGCGATACTG CTCTGGCAAGTGCCAAATTATTCATTGGAGACAAGGCCACAAGGACGAATGTCATCCTCCACGTGTTCATGATAAGGAAGACCAATTAAGTACTTCTAATTCAAAGAAAGTTCAATCTGAACAACCTGGTCCATCTGACAATAATGTGGTACTTGAAGGACAGTTGCCTGCCCAACCAGTTGATTCATTTCGTAATAGACCTGAATCATCTGAAACCAACTTCTCAGGGAACATCCTTAATAAAGATGTCATGGTTGAAGATATGACTTCTAGTGATGCTTCTATAGAAACTTCTGATAAAAGACCTGTCAATCAGGAGTCAATTCTACACCGTGATGCAATATTAAGAGAATCAGTCGCTTCTGCTCCTTCTACTAGTGTCAGCACACCTGTCGACAGTGGGGATGATAATCTTAGTGCATCTCCAGCTCCTGAGATTCCTAGTGCGGGTTCTCCTATAAATACATCTTACTCTGAGGACTTGAAAGAAAAGATGTCTGCAAGTAAAGACAAAGCTGTTGATCATCGAAATAGTCAGCATTCTGAGAACACTATTGAAGGTCAGGAAAATGCTTTTGTTAAAGGTTCTCAGAACAAGTTTGTTGGCCATAAATGTTTAGCCCATGAAAAGCTGGGACCAACAGATTCTTCTCGCAATGCTGCTTCAAATGAAGATACAAGAATTCAATTTAAGCAAGCAAAATCACAAGATTCGGGCACTAAGAAATCTGAGTTGAGATCTTCAGCATCTGCATCTTCTGCTAGTGAAATGTCTACTAGTGCTGGCATTTCTAAAGCCATCGATACATCTGCAAAGTCTGTTGGTGCTCCTAAAGTTCTTCCTAGACCAGCAGAGAGTGGAGGTCCTGTATCAAACAGCGTGACAACATCTCTTAAGAGTGTTCTTAACCACTTTCCATCTTCAAAACTTGTGAGGCATTACCCACCAGAATTT AGACAGATGCTATTTCCATATGATCAGTTCGTCAAACTCTACAATTCTAACAAGGTGGAATTTCGCCCCTGTGGTCTTATTAACTGTGGCAACAG TTGCTATGCAAATGCTGTGCTCCAGTGCTTGGCATTTACTCGACCACTTACAGCTTATCTCTTGGAAGGACTTCATTCTAAAACAT GTCTGAAAAAAGAGTGGTGTTTTACATGTGAGTTCGAAAGTCTTGTTATGAACGCCAAGCAAGGAAAATCTCCTTTGTCACCCATTGGGGTACTCTCTAACTTACATAAGATTGGAAGTGGCTTTGACCTCGGGAAGGAAGAAGATGCCCATGAATTTTTAAG GTTTGTTATTGATGCTATGCAATCGGTGTGCCGTAAAGAAGCTGGACCAAATGCTACTGGCCGATTAGCTGAAGAAACAACACTTATACAGCTAACTTTTGGGGGTTATCTTCGATCAAAG ATAAAGTGTATGAAGTGCTTGGGAAAATCCGAGCAATATGAACGCATGATGGATCTTACTGTTGAGATACAAGGGGAAATTGGTACTCTTGAAGAAGCACTTTTACAGTTCACTTCTACAGAAGTTTTGGATGGAGAGAACAAATATCAATGTAGCAG ATGTAATTCTTATGAACGAGCAAAAAAGAAGTTGACAATATTGGAGGCTCCCAATATCCTTACCATCACATTGAAAAGATTTGAG TCTGGAAAGTTCGGTAAGCTCAACAAAGCTGTTCGGTTTCCGGAGTACCTCAATTTGGCTCGTTACATGAGTGCAACCGATGACAAGTCCCCTGTTTACCAGTTGTATGCGGTCGTTGTCCATCTTGATGTAATGAATTCTTCTTTTTCTGGCCATTACGTATGCTATGTGAAGGATACACAGGGAAAGTGGTACAAGACTGATGATACGAAG GTGAAACCTGTGGAGCTTGAACATGTATTGTCTAAAGGGGCGTACATGCTTCTCTATGCAAG GTGCTCGCCACGTGCCCCAAGTTCTGTAAGGAGAGCGATACGGGTAAAGAAGATAAGGAGCAAGACCCCAAATGCACCCGGTTTCCACGGAGGCTCATCATTCGGGCAGCTAAGGGGAGACGATCCTTTTAATGCTTTACCCTTTCGTCTATTCGGTGAAACTGTACGGCCCAATACAGATTCTTCAAGCGATAGTTCTTCCCTCTTCAGCAACTCTGACGAAGGTTCCTTCACAACTGAGAGCACAAGGGACTCAACCAGCACCGAGGAGTACTCTGAGTACTTATTTGGGGACTCCGATCGAATGAGCTGGAATAATAGCCCTTTAAGATACTCCGATGAGACAGAAAATGGCGGCAATTCAGCATCAAATCCGAGCTCTTCGGGCCGGGAGGTGGACGGGTTGGAGGTTGGCTTTGAGGGTGGTGAGAGCCCTTCCTTTTTGTATTCTGACACAAGTAAACAGCGTAGAGAGTTAACAGAACAGAGTAGGGAAGTAGAGACTGACTGGGCTAACCCTAATGTGGTTAAGGCCAATGTGTTATTAAGAAGACCAACAAGGGAAAGGACAACCCAACCATTTTATTCATAG